Proteins from a single region of Mus pahari chromosome 2, PAHARI_EIJ_v1.1, whole genome shotgun sequence:
- the Sh2d6 gene encoding SH2 domain-containing protein 6 has translation MEKQEEGEEEDKYELPPCEVLPVSLAPAQSLGSKDDSLYLDRSGPLDPSKPPLPPPQSTMARGLPINPSFPTRPTFGYHFPLKTAMNPQPAIAKQGPVFGRQGRGAPARVVTEKPDEDIYLECEPDPVPVLTRSLSSKALLPPVPLPRTSGLPKSVVGHQEARNGAVDGMLKAGRRLSASSIAPALSSSAAENGSLLGQPWYSGNCDRQSVERALLHFQKDGAYTVRLSSGPHSSQPFTLAVLLRGRVFNIPIRQLDGGHHYALGREGRNHEELFSSVAAMVQHYTKHPLPLVDRHSGNRGFTYLLFPTKP, from the exons ATGGAGAAACAGG aagagggagaagaggaggataaATATGAGCTGCCCCCCTGTGAGGTTCTGCCTGTCAGTCTGGCCCCTGCACAGTCTCTTGGCTCTAAAGATGACTCCTTATATCTGG ATCGTTCTGGGCCCCTGGATCCATCCAAGCCACCACTGCCCCCGCCTCAGTCTACCATGGCCAGAGGACTCCccataaacccttccttccctaccCGCCCTACCTTTGGCTACCATTTCCCG CTGAAGACAGCAATGAACCCACAGCCTGCAATCGCAAAGCAGGGACCTGTTTTTGGAAGGCAAG gGCGAGGTGCACCTGCCAGAGTG GTAACAGAGAAGCCAGATGAGGACATCTACCTGGAGTGTGAGCCGGATCCAG TGCCAGTCTTGACGAGGTCTCTGAGCTCCAAAGCCCTGTTACCTCCAGTTCCTCTGCCAAGAACATCTGGATTGCCCAA GTCAGTGGTTGGTCACCAGGAGGCTCGGAAT GGAGCTGTGGATGGCATGTTGAAAG caGGAAGGAGGCTGTCTGCTTCCTCCATAGCCCCTGCTCTGAGTAGCTCTGCTGCTGAG AATGGTAGTCTGCTGGGTCAGCCTTGGTACTCCGGGAACTGTGACCGTCAGTCTGTTGAGAGAGCCCTGCTTCACTTCCAAAAG GATGGGGCCTACACGGTGCGCCTCAGCTCTGGGCCTCACAGTTCCCAGCCCTTCACTCTGGCAGTACTCCTCAGAGGCCGCGTCTTCAACATTCCCATCCGGCAACTGGACGGCGGGCACCACTATGCCCTGGGTCGGGAGGGCAGGAATCATGAGGAG CTCTTCTCCTCCGTGGCCGCCATGGTTCAGCATTACACGAAGCACCCCCTGCCCCTTGTGGACCGACACAGCGGCAACCGGGGATTCACCTACCTGCTCTTCCCCACCAAGCCCTGA